One Pecten maximus chromosome 16, xPecMax1.1, whole genome shotgun sequence DNA window includes the following coding sequences:
- the LOC117345199 gene encoding cell wall protein SED1-like codes for MCETIKIGMCTGSGSGTGTGTGTGGGEETTTTTVEIPQTTAVTTTTEIPTATEEISTTTEAIAAIVEVATTAQIPTITEATDTTTNVTTTTGTPTVTEEATDTTTGKPTATEEATETTTETPTVTDRTTEPIGTWANSTLPTTSLSSGGGNVFVSVSGGNGVGGGIDTTRGPGNTKTTTVSLSAGGTAATASQSHTTELTNSPTQSQNATPQGGSVWFEEHYGKTIVETYLVSSVARPVALRTTGNLESCQQTCLDTEMNSFQCWAVTIPDPSSEQCVLYYIDAPSKLRAPSVMVSLTGSVIFLKLQDSAPTLGTPCSCKLDINWDPPANASTEYMLELLEALLQLKAKLSIKKNETQKYQRTLISAEDKRTSAVGIGSMGVALLVMIAAFVLVADIDHFVSLFNFLKRSCQRKSDTAQS; via the exons ATGTGTGAAACAA TTAAAATTGGAATGTGTACCGGATCGGGATCGGGAACGGGAACGGGAACGGGAACGGGGGGAGGCGAAGAGACAACAACAACGACTGTGGAAATACCCCAAACCACTGCAGTAACAACCACAACGGAAATACCAACAGCTACAGAAGAGATTTCAACAACCACAGAGGCAATAGCTGCAATCGTTGAAGTGGCAACCACAGCGCAAATACCTACAATTACAGAAGCGACAGATACTACCACTAATGTGACAACTACGACGGGAACACCTACAGTCACAGAAGAGGCAACCGACACCACGACGGGAAAACCTACAGCTACAGAAGAGGCAACCGAAACCACGACTGAAACACCTACAGTCACAGATAGAACAACTGAACCTATCGGTACTTGGGCCAACTCTACGTTACCGACTACGTCACTGTCTTCAGGCGGTGGGAATGTTTTTGTATCTGTATCGGGTGGCAATGGTGTTGGTGGCGGTATAGACACTACCAGAGGTCCTGGTAATACTAAGACTACAACTGTTTCTTTGTCTGCGGGAGGGACTGCAGCAACTGCTTCCCAGTCTCACACAACCGAACTAACCAATAGTCCTACGCAATCACAAAATGCCACACCACAag GAGGGTCTGTTTGGTTCGAGGAGCACTACGGAAAAACTATTGTAGAAACATACCTGGTATCTAGTGTAGCTCGCCCCGTTGCACTAAGAACGACTGGAAACTTAGAAAGCTGTCAGCAGACTTGTTTAGATACGGAGATGAATTCGTTCCAGTGTTGGGCGGTGACGATCCCGGATCCTTCCTCTGAACAATGTGTACTATACTACATCGATGCCCCGTCAAAGCTACGTGCTCCGTCTGTTATGGTATCACTAACTGGGTCAGTGATATTCCTTAAGTTACAAG ATTCAGCCCCGACCTTGGGAACCCCGTGTTCGTGTAAACTCGACATCAATTGGGATCCACCGGCGAATGCATCAACGGAGTATATGCTGGAACTGCTTGAAGCGCTACTTCAATTAAAAGCCAAGCTTTCGATTAAGAAAAACGAAACCCAAAAGTACCAAAGAACCCTGATAAGCGCTGAAGACAAAAGAACGAGCGCTGTAGGGATAGGATCAATGGGCGTGGCCCTGTTGGTGATGATCGCTGCGTTCGTTCTTGTAGCAGACATTGACCACTTTGTGTCACTGTTTAATTTTCTGAAGAGGTCTTGTCAAAGGAAAAGCGACACAGCTCAATCGTAG
- the LOC117314848 gene encoding sodium-dependent glucose transporter 1A-like, translating to MEKGSETDVPKAVPKWKKVVKTSFLITTWICLGLTLEITGPTLKDLRLKTDGSYEDVSRAISGRSVGFFIGAAIGGVLVDKLHPFCNLMIAVCLDGIAIVTTIAPYMTSVNVVWALFVLAGTFEGVINISGQKLILDMWLDKASSPMHALHLGFGIGSFIVPEIANPFLAVPAPTLSTSGVNVTTNITYTIYNSSTPSTASTSSTSKPPSTTVEYVKGSRIEWAYLIVSIITAALSFVFYFYQYSTRRAKTNYSNEVDKNTSHKRIENQESNKEPKSCVSTFNSFVKIASPGSCTGGRKLYGVVIFTFLFLYFFTAVGGERIYGKFLRTYAIDELNFDSDDATLLNTAFWISFSCGRFSGFVTARWIPIRALMIIEACGCLVSAVLLNIFAYNDSTLLWVFSMPMGFFIAPLFPTGIAWGDFHVEMTGMAITFCLLGGALGGMSYMWIIGYLYDNYGYRTFLYLTGGFGACIVIFAFILLFIGCGQANRFEKNDSEDDTATTKI from the exons ATGGAGAAAGGTTCGGAAACCGATGTCCCAAAGGCTGTGCCAAAGTGGAAGAAAGTCGTGAAAACATCTTTCCTCATTACCACTTGGATTTGTTTG GGTTTGACTCTAGAGATCACGGGACCTACTCTTAAGGACTTGAGGCTGAAGACAGATGGAAGTTATGAGGATGTGAGTCGAGCCATATCCGGACGGAGTGTGGGGTTCTTCATCGGGGCAGCTATCGGTGGGGTTCTAGTGGACAAGCTTCATCCCTTCTGTAACCTCATGATCGCCGTCTGTCTGGACGGTATCGCTATAGTGACGACCATCGCCCCGTACATGACTAGTGTTAACGTAGTATGGGCCCTTTTTGTTTTGGCTGGCACATTTGAAGGCGTCATCAATATTT CTGGACAGAAACTGATATTGGATATGTGGCTCGATAAAGCTTCCTCGCCGATGCACGCGCTTCATTTAGGGTTTGGTATTGGGTCGTTCATCGTACCAGAAATAGCGAACCCTTTCCTGGCTGTGCCAGCGCCGACACTCAGCACATCCGGAGTTAACGTAACGACAAACATCACGTATACTATCTACAACTCATCTACTCCATCAACAGCTTCTACTTCGTCTACTTCCAAACCTCCATCGACAACAGTAGAATATGTGAAGGGATCTCGGATAGAATGGGCTTATCTTATTGTCTCTATCATAACGGCAGCCTTATCATTCGTCTTTTACTTTTACCAGTATAGCACTCGCAGAgcgaaaacaaattatagtaATGAGGTTGATAAGAATACATCTCACAAACGTATTGAAAACCAAGAAAGTAACAAAGAACCTAAATCATGTGTCAGTACTTTCAACTCATTTGTAAAGATCGCCAGCCCTGGTAGTTGTACTGGTGGGCGAAAGTTGTACGGAGTCGTGATATTTACGTTTCTTTTCCTGTATTTCTTTACAGCGGTAGGAGGCGAGCGTATATATGGTAAATTTTTACGGACCTATGCCATTGATGAACTGAACTTTGATAGCGATGACGCAACCCTTCTAAACACAGCTTTCTGGATAAGTTTTTCCTGTGGGAGATTTTCAGGCTTTGTGACAGCGAGGTGGATACCCATCCGGGCTTTGATGATCATTGAAGCATGTGGTTGTCTCGTTTCTGCAGTTCTTCTGAATATATTTGCTTACAACGATTCAACTCTGCTCTGGGTGTTTTCAATGCCGATGGGATTTTTCATCGCCCCATTGTTTCCAACTGGTATCGCTTGGGGAGACTTCCACGTGGAAATGACTGGCATGGCCATCACGTTTTGTCTGCTAGGGGGCGCTCTTGGAGGGATGTCGTATATGTGGATCATAGGGTATCTCTACGATAACTATGGTTACCGTACCTTTCTCTACCTGACGGGTGGATTTGGAGCGTGCATCGTCATCTTTGCTTTCATTCTACTATTCATTGGTTGTGGTCAAGCAAACAGGTTCGAAAAAAATGATTCAGAAGATGACACAGCTACCACTAAAATTTAG
- the LOC117314860 gene encoding uncharacterized protein LOC117314860 produces MSVTVYALLLTLCTVSGDPTGCTYYPSDLKYECSARSWALPLTLSDFDHVPQSLSLIDVNGNLPSSTPTATFSGFAAINTSSFDANFVPTFTIRCYRGGMLIYYAGSFTGLGYFKNVHIQNCEVLAMPDDGLHDFGDVNYFGVEGGIIGDIGYDAFRGLNVCLMNIPRPLGTFLLTSKLDSRVLPNGVLYALTNVTNIVIDNANLDTLQVDMFQASTKLKSLSLRYNMFTTIPNNTLSSLPGLQTLDIEGIELECTCDNVWFLDYCKANNISIRGSVICSTPSSYRSKYTESSSCFVIKEQDFQ; encoded by the coding sequence ATGTCGGTGACTGTGTACGCTTTACTGTTGACTCTCTGTACGGTGAGTGGAGACCCGACTGGGTGTACATATTATCCATCTGACCTTAAGTACGAGTGTTCCGCCAGGAGCTGGGCACTACCTCTAACTCTTTCAGATTTCGATCACGTGCCCCAGAGTCTGTCTCTGATCGACGTCAATGGGAATCTGCCGTCATCAACACCTACGGCAACATTTTCCGGTTTTGCAGCAATCAATACGTCATCATTTGACGCCAATTTCGTACCAACGTTTACCATCCGGTGTTACAGAGGAGGAATGTTGATATATTATGCTGGTAGCTTCACCGGACTTGGCTACTTCAAGAATGTTCATATACAGAATTGTGAGGTGTTAGCAATGCCTGATGACGGATTACACGACTTCGGTGACGTAAACTACTTTGGTGTAGAGGGCGGCATAATCGGCGATATTGGTTATGATGCCTTCAGAGGACTCAATGTGTGTCTTATGAATATCCCTCGCCCACTTGGTACGTTTCTGCTTACGTCAAAGTTAGACTCCAGAGTACTTCCGAACGGAGTGCTGTATGCACTTACCAATGTAACAAACATTGTGATCGACAATGCCAATCTCGACACGTTACAGGTGGACATGTTTCAAGCCTCCACAAAACTTAAATCCTTATCATTaagatataacatgtttacaacTATTCCAAATAATACGCTTTCAAGCCTACCGGGACTCCAAACCCTTGACATCGAGGGAATTGAACTGGAGTGTACATGCGATAATGTGTGGTTTCTAGATTATTGTAAGGCCAACAACATTTCGATACGAGGATCTGTAATATGTAGCACCCCTAGTTCCTACAGAAGTAAGTATACGGAATCATCGAGCTGTTTCGTGATAAAAGAACAAGATTTTCAGTAA